Proteins encoded together in one Manis pentadactyla isolate mManPen7 chromosome 6, mManPen7.hap1, whole genome shotgun sequence window:
- the EIF4E2 gene encoding eukaryotic translation initiation factor 4E type 2 isoform X4, with the protein MNNKFDALKDDDSGDHDQNEENSTQKDGEKEKAERDKSQGGSKRKAVVPGPAEHPLQYNYTFWYSRRTPGRPTSSQSYEQNIKQIGTFASVEQFWRFYSHMVRPGDLTGHSDFHLFKEGIKPMWEDDANKNGGKWIIRLRKGLASRCWENLILAMLGEQFMVGEEICGAVVSVRFQEDIISIWNKTASDQATTARIRDTLRRVLNLPPNTIMEYKTHTDSIKAWEEFHGLVNSSGR; encoded by the exons ATGAACAACAAGTTCGACGC ATTAAAAGATGATGACAGCGGGGACCATgatcaaaatgaagaaaacagcacACAGAAAGATGGTGAGAAGGAAAAGGCAGAACGGGACAAGAGTCAGGGTGGCAGCAAGAGGAAG GCTGttgtccctggaccagcagagcATCCCCTGCAGTATAACTACACTTTCTGGTACTCCAGGAGAACTCCCGGCCGTCCCACTAGCTCACAGAGCTACGAACAGAATATCAAACAGATCGGCACCTTTGCCTCT GTGGAGCAGTTCTGGAGGTTTTACAGCCACATGGTACGTCCCGGGGACCTGACAGGCCACAGTGACTTCCATCTCTTCAAAGAAGGAATTAAACCTATGTGGGAG GATGATGCAAATAAAAATGGCGGCAAGTGGATTATTCGGCTGCGGAAAGGCTTGGCATCCCGTTGCTGGGAGAATCTCATCCTGGCCATGTTGGGGGAGCAGTTCATGGTGGGGGAGGAGATCTGTGGGGCTGTGGTCTCTGTCCGGTTCCAG GAGGACATTATTTCAATATGGAATAAGACTGCCAGCGACCAAGCAACCACGGCCCGAATCCGGGATACTCTTCGGCGAGTGCTTAACCTACCTCCCAACACCATTATGGAATACAAAACCCACACCGACAGCATCAA
- the EIF4E2 gene encoding eukaryotic translation initiation factor 4E type 2 isoform X3: MRLKDDDSGDHDQNEENSTQKDGEKEKAERDKSQGGSKRKAVVPGPAEHPLQYNYTFWYSRRTPGRPTSSQSYEQNIKQIGTFASVEQFWRFYSHMVRPGDLTGHSDFHLFKEGIKPMWEDDANKNGGKWIIRLRKGLASRCWENLILAMLGEQFMVGEEICGAVVSVRFQEDIISIWNKTASDQATTARIRDTLRRVLNLPPNTIMEYKTHTDSIKMPGRLGPQRLLFQNLWKPRLNVP, translated from the exons ATGAG ATTAAAAGATGATGACAGCGGGGACCATgatcaaaatgaagaaaacagcacACAGAAAGATGGTGAGAAGGAAAAGGCAGAACGGGACAAGAGTCAGGGTGGCAGCAAGAGGAAG GCTGttgtccctggaccagcagagcATCCCCTGCAGTATAACTACACTTTCTGGTACTCCAGGAGAACTCCCGGCCGTCCCACTAGCTCACAGAGCTACGAACAGAATATCAAACAGATCGGCACCTTTGCCTCT GTGGAGCAGTTCTGGAGGTTTTACAGCCACATGGTACGTCCCGGGGACCTGACAGGCCACAGTGACTTCCATCTCTTCAAAGAAGGAATTAAACCTATGTGGGAG GATGATGCAAATAAAAATGGCGGCAAGTGGATTATTCGGCTGCGGAAAGGCTTGGCATCCCGTTGCTGGGAGAATCTCATCCTGGCCATGTTGGGGGAGCAGTTCATGGTGGGGGAGGAGATCTGTGGGGCTGTGGTCTCTGTCCGGTTCCAG GAGGACATTATTTCAATATGGAATAAGACTGCCAGCGACCAAGCAACCACGGCCCGAATCCGGGATACTCTTCGGCGAGTGCTTAACCTACCTCCCAACACCATTATGGAATACAAAACCCACACCGACAGCATCAA
- the EIF4E2 gene encoding eukaryotic translation initiation factor 4E type 2 isoform X2, with protein MNNKFDALKDDDSGDHDQNEENSTQKDGEKEKAERDKSQGGSKRKAVVPGPAEHPLQYNYTFWYSRRTPGRPTSSQSYEQNIKQIGTFASVEQFWRFYSHMVRPGDLTGHSDFHLFKEGIKPMWEDDANKNGGKWIIRLRKGLASRCWENLILAMLGEQFMVGEEICGAVVSVRFQEDIISIWNKTASDQATTARIRDTLRRVLNLPPNTIMEYKTHTDSIKMKSSFLGRWPSTEFCFALIFI; from the exons ATGAACAACAAGTTCGACGC ATTAAAAGATGATGACAGCGGGGACCATgatcaaaatgaagaaaacagcacACAGAAAGATGGTGAGAAGGAAAAGGCAGAACGGGACAAGAGTCAGGGTGGCAGCAAGAGGAAG GCTGttgtccctggaccagcagagcATCCCCTGCAGTATAACTACACTTTCTGGTACTCCAGGAGAACTCCCGGCCGTCCCACTAGCTCACAGAGCTACGAACAGAATATCAAACAGATCGGCACCTTTGCCTCT GTGGAGCAGTTCTGGAGGTTTTACAGCCACATGGTACGTCCCGGGGACCTGACAGGCCACAGTGACTTCCATCTCTTCAAAGAAGGAATTAAACCTATGTGGGAG GATGATGCAAATAAAAATGGCGGCAAGTGGATTATTCGGCTGCGGAAAGGCTTGGCATCCCGTTGCTGGGAGAATCTCATCCTGGCCATGTTGGGGGAGCAGTTCATGGTGGGGGAGGAGATCTGTGGGGCTGTGGTCTCTGTCCGGTTCCAG GAGGACATTATTTCAATATGGAATAAGACTGCCAGCGACCAAGCAACCACGGCCCGAATCCGGGATACTCTTCGGCGAGTGCTTAACCTACCTCCCAACACCATTATGGAATACAAAACCCACACCGACAGCATCAA
- the EIF4E2 gene encoding eukaryotic translation initiation factor 4E type 2 isoform X1 → MNNKFDALKDDDSGDHDQNEENSTQKDGEKEKAERDKSQGGSKRKAVVPGPAEHPLQYNYTFWYSRRTPGRPTSSQSYEQNIKQIGTFASVEQFWRFYSHMVRPGDLTGHSDFHLFKEGIKPMWEDDANKNGGKWIIRLRKGLASRCWENLILAMLGEQFMVGEEICGAVVSVRFQEDIISIWNKTASDQATTARIRDTLRRVLNLPPNTIMEYKTHTDSIKMPGRLGPQRLLFQNLWKPRLNVP, encoded by the exons ATGAACAACAAGTTCGACGC ATTAAAAGATGATGACAGCGGGGACCATgatcaaaatgaagaaaacagcacACAGAAAGATGGTGAGAAGGAAAAGGCAGAACGGGACAAGAGTCAGGGTGGCAGCAAGAGGAAG GCTGttgtccctggaccagcagagcATCCCCTGCAGTATAACTACACTTTCTGGTACTCCAGGAGAACTCCCGGCCGTCCCACTAGCTCACAGAGCTACGAACAGAATATCAAACAGATCGGCACCTTTGCCTCT GTGGAGCAGTTCTGGAGGTTTTACAGCCACATGGTACGTCCCGGGGACCTGACAGGCCACAGTGACTTCCATCTCTTCAAAGAAGGAATTAAACCTATGTGGGAG GATGATGCAAATAAAAATGGCGGCAAGTGGATTATTCGGCTGCGGAAAGGCTTGGCATCCCGTTGCTGGGAGAATCTCATCCTGGCCATGTTGGGGGAGCAGTTCATGGTGGGGGAGGAGATCTGTGGGGCTGTGGTCTCTGTCCGGTTCCAG GAGGACATTATTTCAATATGGAATAAGACTGCCAGCGACCAAGCAACCACGGCCCGAATCCGGGATACTCTTCGGCGAGTGCTTAACCTACCTCCCAACACCATTATGGAATACAAAACCCACACCGACAGCATCAA
- the EIF4E2 gene encoding eukaryotic translation initiation factor 4E type 2 isoform X5 has product MNNKFDALKDDDSGDHDQNEENSTQKDGEKEKAERDKSQGGSKRKAVVPGPAEHPLQYNYTFWYSRRTPGRPTSSQSYEQNIKQIGTFASVEQFWRFYSHMVRPGDLTGHSDFHLFKEGIKPMWEDDANKNGGKWIIRLRKGLASRCWENLILAMLGEQFMVGEEICGAVVSVRFQEDIISIWNKTASDQATTARIRDTLRRVLNLPPNTIMEYKTHTDSIKDNSSFRNTKITL; this is encoded by the exons ATGAACAACAAGTTCGACGC ATTAAAAGATGATGACAGCGGGGACCATgatcaaaatgaagaaaacagcacACAGAAAGATGGTGAGAAGGAAAAGGCAGAACGGGACAAGAGTCAGGGTGGCAGCAAGAGGAAG GCTGttgtccctggaccagcagagcATCCCCTGCAGTATAACTACACTTTCTGGTACTCCAGGAGAACTCCCGGCCGTCCCACTAGCTCACAGAGCTACGAACAGAATATCAAACAGATCGGCACCTTTGCCTCT GTGGAGCAGTTCTGGAGGTTTTACAGCCACATGGTACGTCCCGGGGACCTGACAGGCCACAGTGACTTCCATCTCTTCAAAGAAGGAATTAAACCTATGTGGGAG GATGATGCAAATAAAAATGGCGGCAAGTGGATTATTCGGCTGCGGAAAGGCTTGGCATCCCGTTGCTGGGAGAATCTCATCCTGGCCATGTTGGGGGAGCAGTTCATGGTGGGGGAGGAGATCTGTGGGGCTGTGGTCTCTGTCCGGTTCCAG GAGGACATTATTTCAATATGGAATAAGACTGCCAGCGACCAAGCAACCACGGCCCGAATCCGGGATACTCTTCGGCGAGTGCTTAACCTACCTCCCAACACCATTATGGAATACAAAACCCACACCGACAGCATCAA